AAAAAACCTAACAACCCTGACAACTGGTGTCAACATTTATTTTTTTCAGGACGCGACAGGCAACTATTGGGATTTACACACGAACAGATAATGAAACAACCGATGCTACCGAATCAACTAGTTGATATTTCAATAATTCTGATTCGCTGCATGAAAATGTTTGGAATGCGCCTGCGGGGAAAATTGAGGCAGGCACAAAAGATGGGATTACAGAAATCGCCACTAAAAAGATAAATGAGAATCGGCTATCGGTTCTAACGGTTTGAAAAAAAAGAAGCGGGAGGAAATCATCCCTCCCGCTGTATTTACCGGTTCACATCTTTATCCCGAATAGTATCACCGTAGACTCTTTAACGGCGGACACCAGGGATCATTCCTTAACATCATACCTGACAACAAAGCCCTTCTCGGTATGGCAGCCGATGCAGAGCAGGCTTAAATCCTCGTTTCTCACCCGCTGATTGATATCCGCTGAATGGCCGATATGGCAGGACTGACAGGTCATACGCCCGTCAGGCAGCACCGGGTATTCGGCCGGGAATTTCATGCCCCGACGGGGTGGCACATTAACCACATGGCCTCTGCGGTATTCATGGCAGTTATAACAGATATCAATATTCATCATTCTTCTGCTGGTCATGATCGGATGATCTTCCGGGAGCAGCCATTCCTTTGCGGCAAAGGCATCCGGAAGCCTCGCGAGCTGTAAAAACATGGGTTGATTGGCGGTAAATCTGACAATATAGTTATCTTCATAACAGAAAAACTCATTGGCCAGGTCCATTGACCCTTTTATCTTTTGTTCCCTGGTTTCCAGGATGTCTTCTTTGGTGGAAAAACGATGAATGCCGGACTCAGCTTTCTTGCCCTGGAGATCATTGGCAATGATTGAAAACTGATACCTGGTGTCTTGTCTCAACTCGGAAAGAGTAATTTCATGTTCATAGCCCCAGCTCCGGTCGATAATCGGCGAATTATCCAATTGATCAATGCCTGAATTAATGATTGCCCTGGACAACCGGTTTGTTTTCCAGGTGATGGTGGCGGTGGTAAAAAGATCATGCTTTATTTCACTTACCCGTACATCATGAATTTTCAACGGCCCCTTATCCGCATCCAACTCCGGCAGGGTTTTCATCGGCGGCAGAAAAATTTTCTGGTAATAATCCCGGGCGTCATCAGTTTGAGCGTGGACATAAATCCTTTCATCCTCCTCTCTTTCGAGAGTTGCCATAACCGTCTTTTTTTCTCTTTCGGTCAACGGCTTGTCATTCTTGCCGTCATAGGATTCCTTCTGGGCGACAAATTTATAAAAGTGGAGCATTTCGATTTTCATCGCCTGCCGATTTTTCAATGAGACATGACACACCGGGCAATCCTTTTTAAGCACCGGCAGATGGACATATTTCTTCTCCATGATTTTCGCATAATCAGCCTTATGGCACTTATCGCATTCCAAGGGTTGGTACGAATCGGCGTTAAACTTGTAGCGTTGCGGATCAGAGCGGTCAAGGATCCTTGCATCCTGCGTTTTGATTTCCCGGGGTTTTGGAAACACAAACCATTGCTCTGCGGATGACTCCATGCTTTCATCAATCCGCATCATGAACTGTCTATCAACTATCTGGTCAATGACTGACGACCGCCCCGGCCGGCCTTTCCCTTGAATCGGCCTGAAAACAATGGGTAGCATCTTCTCAAGCCTGTCCCATTCACCCGGAGTCACCCTGCGGACAAAACCTATCTCCTTATCCGGTGCAAGATCCACCGCAGTCCTGGCTGCCTGGATCACCCGCTTGTTGCCTGCCTTATCACTGACCTCAAGGCTTCGGCCCTGGCTGATTTCCAGCACATAGAGCTGATCGCCTTCAGGGTCGGAGACAACCATAACCTCTGTGCCTTTTATACGGATTTCGGCAAGGGACGATTTGAGCGTAAATTTCTCAGGATTAATTTTTGCAATGCTGCCGGCAAGGACCCGGTATCTGCCATGGGACATCAGCATCAGCAACGTTGAGTCGTCCTCGTTTTCAGGGCTGAAAACATACTCGTTAATGACAATTCTGCTGTTTTCGCCCATGGCAAGAATAGTGTTGTCACTGAAATGGATTTCTATACGGCTCAGTTCCCTGGTGACGATAATATTATTTTTATAGATCGGACTGCCGGTTTGAAGGGGCAGCGAGATTGAGCCTTCCTCACTGTAGGCCTGCCCGACAACATAGACAACCTCGCCAACGGCCTTGAATGACGCATCGCCATGATGACTCTCGACAACCGCTTCGGCAGAAAGAATATTTACCAGCACTTCGCTTTCAAACTTGAATGACCCGTCGGGATTACGGGACAATGTCCAGTCCAGCACCTTATTACCCATCACCAGTCCCGGAATAATCAAGGTGTTCACACTGGGATAAAACACCGCCGGTTTTGTCTCGGATTTCACCTTGGATTTCGCTTCGGAAATTATAGTGAACTGCCCCTTTTTCCGAGCGCTTTCCTGCAGTAACCAGCTCAACTGCTCGCCGCGGACATCCACACAGGGAATATCGAGTACTCTTTTTTCCGGGTCATAGGTTGGTGAATCCGGACCGGATCCCATGGAAATCCCGCAAAACAGAATCAGGAGGAAAAGAACCATAAGGGCCGCAGGGATCAGGCAGACCTTTTTTCTAAACAAAATACCAACGCGTAACCAGGGAGAGCAATGGGCCATGAAACTTCACCTCCAGTATCTTGACTGCTGAACGGGTAATGAAAACGTGTCATGATATATATACAATAAAAGTATGATCTAGGCAAAAATCATCTTTCTTTTCTACCCGGTCAATATATAAAAGTCCAAATTCATCACAGGGTCATTCCTGTTCTTGCCTTTGACTATCAAACAATTTATGATGAAATCGGTAAAAGACTGATTTCATCGAGTTATCCCCTTGTAACATGTTGATTTTGCTTGGTGGACCTTTTACTGCGACAACGACTTACGAGTCCGACAATTTATGATGAAATCGCAGATATGGAATACTGAATTATCGCCTCCCGTAATTTCAACAAGGTAACGGCGGAATACGCGTCCGACGAGCGCTTCGTGCGAGTCCGACAATTTTTGATGCTGCTTAGTTCTTATCTTTACTGAGAAATCTTTCAGATCACTTATGACTTAATCGGGCAAAGAAAGGATGGAAGAGCACAGAAAAGAAAAAAGGGTTTTGCCTCTGGAGCTTGAACCTGTCGAAGTGCAGATCATGGGAGACGGCTTTCTTGATATCCTCAATGCGCGGGACATCGGCAGAAACGGCATCGGCATTTTTGTGCCGCCGAGCTTTGCCAGCGCCGGCATTGAAAAGGAAGTCACCTTGATCATTTCTCTTCCCGGTTTCAAAAGTTTTGATGCCGCCGGCGTCATCATGCACAAAAAACTCCAGGACAATGATTCCGGCAATATCTGTTTTGGGATCAACTTCACCAAAATCCGCTCCTATGACCAGGAAATCCTCAGAACATATGTTGAAAATAGAATCAGGGATAACCGGTTGCATGTCCGGGTGCATCCTTCCCCGGAAGAACCCCTCGATGCCCGGGCAATCAAGGATGACAAAACCGAAAATGTCGATATTCAGGATATCAGCCTTGGAGGGTTAAAGGCTGGCGGCGCCAAGATTATTACCCAGATACCGCCGGACGACGCCATTGACTTTGTTGTGGTCCTTCCCGGTGGAGACAAGCTCGAGATAACCGGTCATCTGAAGCATATTGATCAAGACAACAAAACCTTTGGATTATGCTTCTCAGAACTGGGCAGGGAACAGACCAGCCTGCTGGAAAAATATATCAGCCGCCGGGTGAAGGAACTTCAGAAGCAGGTGGATTATCAAAGCTGATGGCAAAGTAATAAGCTCAATCTACTTCGTTGTAATAATTTTTTAGCTGCTCGGCATACCCGTTGTATTGCCTCGCACCTAAAAAATCAATACGCCTCGTATCTCAAGCTTCTTACTTTGCCATCCCAATACTTTTTACGAGGCTGACAAGTCTGGAGATTGAGAGGAGCCCTTAATGGAGCTCTGTATAAAATTTTCTTTCTTCCTTCTCGTCTGACAATGTCACAGTAAAACTGATCCGGCCGATTTCAAGACCGTTTTCGGTTTCCACCTTTGCCCGCCATTCGCCCTGATCATAATTCTGTTTATAGGCATGACCGCGAAACCCGTCGGCGCGGCCCCCTACAATATTCATCGGAATCCTGTCCGAGGTTTTCCACTCCCCGTTCCTCAGATGGTATTGGAAGTGAAGAAAAACCTTGCCCTTAAAACCGCCCGGAGAAAAAATCTTGGCAAACAGATAAATCCGGTCGCCGGGCCGCGCCACAAACTCCTGATCGCCTTTTGACCAGAACCGCCAGTTCGGCGTCTGCCTGTAGAGAATATATTGGTCGCCGGACACCTCCATGGCATGGTAAATCCCCAGATGCTTGAGACTCAGCGGTATGGGCGGGATTATTTTCAGGGCATAGAGCAGCACAAAGCCAAGCAGAACGCAACCTGCCGGGATTACAAGATTTTTATAAATTTTTCTTCTGTCAATCTGCTTTCTGAAAAGATAATACCAGAACCCGGCAAGCACCACACAGGCACAAAAAACACTCAAGGCAAAAATACCGGTGCCGGTCTTTCCAAGGGTGACCGGCACCAGATAAATGAAATAACTGACCAAACTGATAACAATCAGTGCGACCTTTAATGCCGGACCCTGTTTTTTAAAAATCTGCAATTCGTTGGCGATGAGCAGAACCGCGAGAATCATGAGGAGCACAAAGGTGTTGGCAACCGAGCCGCTCTTGAAATAAAAAATCACAAAGGCGTTGAGCAGAGCGCCCAACAGAAAATGCAGCAATTCATTCTGGTATTCAAAAAAAAGCAGGATGCCCCTGTGTGCATGGGGGGGTGCTGCTGCTCCAACTATCTGATTTCTAAGAATAAATATTACAGCCAAGAGATAGGCGCCATGGCTGAGGATATTCAGGATATTGTCAATCCGGCCCAGAGTGACCACATCAAAAAAGAACCCGGATGTAAAAAACAGGGCCGTTAAATATGGCAAGAGCCGTTTATAGGCGTTCTCCACTTTCGGAGGAAGCTTTTTCATTGTGTTCACACTCCTGCTTGACAAGATTCCGACAACGTCATAATTTTTCTGAAACTTTTTTTCATGCTACAGATCATACTACAAATAAATCTTGAAAAAACCGGTTATAGATAAAATCCACAAAAAAATATATTTTTTGATTTCTTGCATTATAAGGGGGAACAATCATGTCTTTGGATATTCAACAGATAAATGAACAGGTTGAAAAAGAAAGCCTTTTGCTTGCAAAGGTTCGCGATGAAATCGGCCGGGTAATAATCGGCCAGACCAAACTGGTCGACCGGCTGCTGATTGCCCTGCTCTGCAATCAGCATGTGCTCATCGAAGGCGTGCCGGGTCTTGCCAAAACCCTGTCGGTAACCACCCTTGCCCAGACCATCCAGGCATCATTTCAGCGCATCCAGTTCACCCCGGACCTGCTTCCCGGCGACCTGATCGGCACCCTGATCTATAATCCAAAATCCGGGGAGTTCACCACTCGCAAAGGGCCGCTTTTCGCCAATATCATCCTTGCCGATGAAATCAATCGCGCCCCGGCAAAAGTACAAAGCGCACTCCTTGAGGCCATGCAGGAACGGCAGGTGACCA
The sequence above is a segment of the Pseudomonadota bacterium genome. Coding sequences within it:
- a CDS encoding FecR domain-containing protein; translated protein: MAHCSPWLRVGILFRKKVCLIPAALMVLFLLILFCGISMGSGPDSPTYDPEKRVLDIPCVDVRGEQLSWLLQESARKKGQFTIISEAKSKVKSETKPAVFYPSVNTLIIPGLVMGNKVLDWTLSRNPDGSFKFESEVLVNILSAEAVVESHHGDASFKAVGEVVYVVGQAYSEEGSISLPLQTGSPIYKNNIIVTRELSRIEIHFSDNTILAMGENSRIVINEYVFSPENEDDSTLLMLMSHGRYRVLAGSIAKINPEKFTLKSSLAEIRIKGTEVMVVSDPEGDQLYVLEISQGRSLEVSDKAGNKRVIQAARTAVDLAPDKEIGFVRRVTPGEWDRLEKMLPIVFRPIQGKGRPGRSSVIDQIVDRQFMMRIDESMESSAEQWFVFPKPREIKTQDARILDRSDPQRYKFNADSYQPLECDKCHKADYAKIMEKKYVHLPVLKKDCPVCHVSLKNRQAMKIEMLHFYKFVAQKESYDGKNDKPLTEREKKTVMATLEREEDERIYVHAQTDDARDYYQKIFLPPMKTLPELDADKGPLKIHDVRVSEIKHDLFTTATITWKTNRLSRAIINSGIDQLDNSPIIDRSWGYEHEITLSELRQDTRYQFSIIANDLQGKKAESGIHRFSTKEDILETREQKIKGSMDLANEFFCYEDNYIVRFTANQPMFLQLARLPDAFAAKEWLLPEDHPIMTSRRMMNIDICYNCHEYRRGHVVNVPPRRGMKFPAEYPVLPDGRMTCQSCHIGHSADINQRVRNEDLSLLCIGCHTEKGFVVRYDVKE
- a CDS encoding PilZ domain-containing protein; translation: MEEHRKEKRVLPLELEPVEVQIMGDGFLDILNARDIGRNGIGIFVPPSFASAGIEKEVTLIISLPGFKSFDAAGVIMHKKLQDNDSGNICFGINFTKIRSYDQEILRTYVENRIRDNRLHVRVHPSPEEPLDARAIKDDKTENVDIQDISLGGLKAGGAKIITQIPPDDAIDFVVVLPGGDKLEITGHLKHIDQDNKTFGLCFSELGREQTSLLEKYISRRVKELQKQVDYQS
- a CDS encoding DUF2914 domain-containing protein, which produces MKKLPPKVENAYKRLLPYLTALFFTSGFFFDVVTLGRIDNILNILSHGAYLLAVIFILRNQIVGAAAPPHAHRGILLFFEYQNELLHFLLGALLNAFVIFYFKSGSVANTFVLLMILAVLLIANELQIFKKQGPALKVALIVISLVSYFIYLVPVTLGKTGTGIFALSVFCACVVLAGFWYYLFRKQIDRRKIYKNLVIPAGCVLLGFVLLYALKIIPPIPLSLKHLGIYHAMEVSGDQYILYRQTPNWRFWSKGDQEFVARPGDRIYLFAKIFSPGGFKGKVFLHFQYHLRNGEWKTSDRIPMNIVGGRADGFRGHAYKQNYDQGEWRAKVETENGLEIGRISFTVTLSDEKEERKFYTELH